One Methylomarinovum tepidoasis DNA window includes the following coding sequences:
- a CDS encoding ATP-binding cassette domain-containing protein, with translation MATRPPEPALRIEAVRKTFPPEVTALDGFGATVRAGAVTGLIGPDGAGKTTLMRLIAGLLAPDGGRIVVFGTDVATDPARVQAQLGYMPQRFGLYEDLTVQENLDLYADLQSVPLPERPQRYARLLHMTGLAPFTARLAGRLSGGMKQKLGLACVLVGRPRLLLLDEPTVGVDPVSRRELWQILYTQVREQGLTVLLSTAYLDEAERCQEIILLHRGRKLGQAPPRHFIEPMQGRVYRARTPNLSKRRLQRQLLQRSEIADAVIQGDWVRLVTRAPQPPRLDDLGTTVEAVAPRLEDAFIVRLLEAGERITVSEVTLSRKLETGKREAVISVRDLKRRFGDFYAVKGISFEVCRGEVFGLLGANGAGKTTTFRMLCGLLPVSEGEARVAGFDMRRAPAQARARLGYMAQKFSLYGQLSVGENLIFIAGAYGLDRRRKRERIDWALETFELAPWRRQRAIDLPLGYKQRLAMACALLHEPDILFLDEPTSGVDPLARREFWLRINALAEQGVTVLVTTHFMEEAEYCDRLVIMQAGEILASGSPEEIRHRSGATTLEEAFIGLIEQSQGDSDA, from the coding sequence ATGGCGACCCGCCCGCCTGAGCCGGCCCTCCGGATCGAGGCGGTCCGCAAGACTTTCCCACCGGAGGTCACCGCCCTCGACGGTTTCGGCGCCACCGTACGGGCCGGCGCCGTCACCGGTCTGATCGGTCCCGACGGCGCCGGCAAGACCACCCTGATGCGGCTGATCGCCGGCCTGCTGGCGCCCGACGGAGGCCGGATCGTGGTGTTCGGCACCGACGTGGCGACCGATCCCGCCCGGGTCCAGGCCCAGCTCGGCTACATGCCCCAGCGTTTCGGCCTCTACGAGGACCTGACGGTGCAGGAAAACCTGGATCTGTACGCCGATCTCCAGAGCGTTCCCCTGCCGGAACGCCCGCAGCGCTACGCCCGGTTGCTGCACATGACCGGGCTGGCCCCCTTCACCGCCCGGCTGGCGGGACGGCTTTCCGGCGGCATGAAGCAGAAGCTGGGGCTGGCCTGCGTGCTGGTGGGCCGTCCCCGGCTGCTGCTGCTGGACGAGCCCACCGTCGGCGTCGATCCGGTCTCCCGCCGTGAGCTGTGGCAGATTCTCTATACCCAGGTGCGCGAGCAGGGGCTGACGGTGCTCCTTTCGACCGCCTACCTGGACGAGGCGGAACGCTGCCAGGAGATCATCCTGCTCCACCGCGGCCGCAAGCTGGGACAAGCCCCACCGCGCCATTTCATCGAACCGATGCAGGGCCGGGTCTACCGGGCCCGAACCCCCAACCTGTCCAAACGCCGTCTGCAACGACAGCTACTGCAGCGGTCGGAGATCGCCGACGCCGTCATCCAGGGGGACTGGGTGCGTCTGGTGACCCGGGCGCCTCAGCCACCCCGGCTGGACGATCTCGGCACCACCGTCGAGGCCGTCGCCCCCAGACTAGAGGACGCCTTCATCGTCCGTCTGCTCGAAGCCGGGGAACGGATCACGGTCAGCGAGGTGACCCTGTCACGGAAACTGGAAACGGGGAAGCGCGAGGCGGTCATCAGCGTCCGCGATCTCAAACGTCGCTTCGGCGATTTCTATGCCGTCAAGGGTATTTCCTTCGAGGTCTGCCGCGGCGAGGTGTTCGGCCTTCTCGGGGCCAACGGTGCCGGCAAGACCACCACCTTCCGCATGCTGTGCGGCCTTCTGCCGGTGAGCGAGGGAGAGGCCAGGGTGGCGGGATTCGACATGCGCCGCGCCCCGGCCCAGGCCCGCGCCCGCCTCGGCTACATGGCACAGAAATTCTCCCTCTACGGCCAACTGAGCGTCGGGGAAAACCTCATCTTCATCGCCGGCGCCTACGGCCTGGACCGTCGCCGCAAACGCGAGCGCATCGACTGGGCCCTTGAAACTTTCGAACTGGCCCCGTGGCGCCGCCAGCGCGCCATCGACCTGCCCCTGGGCTACAAGCAGCGCCTGGCCATGGCCTGCGCCCTGCTGCACGAGCCGGACATCCTGTTTCTCGACGAGCCCACTTCCGGGGTCGATCCCCTGGCGCGGCGCGAGTTCTGGTTGCGCATCAACGCACTGGCCGAACAGGGGGTGACGGTGCTGGTAACCACCCATTTCATGGAAGAGGCCGAATACTGCGACCGTCTGGTCATCATGCAGGCGGGAGAGATCCTGGCCTCGGGCTCGCCGGAGGAAATCCGCCACCGGAGCGGGGCGACGACGTTGGAGGAGGCGTTTATAGGGTTGATTGAACAATCACAAGGAGATAGTGATGCCTGA
- a CDS encoding type II toxin-antitoxin system HicA family toxin: MPKWPRLTAAEAEKILFDHGFQLVRSSGSHRIYCRGGERRFSSLLAHLETDGHKSGITISL, translated from the coding sequence TTGCCTAAGTGGCCGCGATTGACCGCGGCAGAGGCGGAGAAAATACTGTTTGACCATGGTTTCCAACTTGTTCGCAGCAGCGGAAGCCATCGCATCTATTGCCGGGGCGGTGAAAGGCGCTTTTCGAGCTTGTTGGCACATCTGGAAACTGACGGACATAAGTCAGGCATCACTATCTCCTTGTGA
- a CDS encoding type II toxin-antitoxin system HicB family antitoxin: MKVSIVIEKDAHGYYAYCPELKGCHSQGDTLDEALENIKEAIALYLETLTPEELRACLSEEIVTATLEVEVA, encoded by the coding sequence GTGAAGGTCAGTATCGTAATTGAAAAGGATGCGCATGGTTATTATGCCTATTGCCCGGAATTGAAAGGTTGCCACTCCCAGGGCGATACTTTGGACGAGGCGTTGGAAAATATCAAAGAGGCCATTGCGCTGTATCTGGAAACCCTGACACCCGAGGAACTTCGGGCGTGTCTGAGCGAGGAAATCGTGACTGCCACCCTGGAGGTCGAGGTTGCCTAA
- a CDS encoding ABC transporter permease yields the protein MNRRLPALIRKEFIQVVRDPSSIAIAFVLPVILLLLFGYGVSLDAKRVPLALIAERPSPETQSLFSGFYRSEYFVPVPMADMAGAERLLVEGEIKGIVYLQSDFLRRLKTGGGAPIQLIVNGIDANTARLVQGYVTGVWLQWLQHRALEDRLPPAQAIDLQQRIWYNPEVESRNFLVPGLIAVIMTLIGALLTSMVIAREWERGTMEALMSTPVTMGEILLGKIVTYFLLGTGGLLLAVAMAVWLFQVPLRGSFWLLWLGSSLFLLVALGMGLLISTVARNQFVAGQIAIITTFLPAFILSGFIFEIGSMPTAIQWLTHLIPARYYVAVLQTVFLAGDIWPVVWPNLLALVLMAVFFLGRTRQLSRKRLE from the coding sequence ATGAACCGCCGTCTCCCCGCCCTCATCCGCAAGGAATTCATCCAGGTGGTGCGCGATCCGTCCAGCATCGCCATCGCCTTCGTGCTGCCGGTGATCCTGCTGCTGCTGTTCGGCTACGGGGTTTCCCTTGACGCCAAACGGGTGCCGCTGGCGCTCATCGCCGAGCGCCCCAGCCCCGAAACCCAAAGCCTCTTCAGCGGCTTTTACCGCTCCGAGTATTTCGTGCCGGTGCCAATGGCGGACATGGCCGGCGCCGAGCGGCTGCTGGTCGAGGGGGAGATCAAGGGCATCGTCTATCTGCAGAGCGATTTTCTGCGCCGGCTGAAGACGGGCGGCGGCGCCCCGATCCAGCTCATCGTCAACGGCATCGATGCCAACACCGCCCGACTGGTGCAGGGATACGTCACCGGGGTGTGGCTACAGTGGCTCCAGCACCGGGCCCTGGAAGATCGCCTGCCCCCGGCGCAGGCGATCGACTTGCAGCAGCGCATCTGGTACAACCCCGAGGTGGAAAGCCGCAATTTCCTCGTTCCCGGCCTGATCGCGGTCATCATGACCCTCATCGGCGCCCTGCTCACTTCCATGGTCATCGCCCGGGAATGGGAACGGGGCACCATGGAGGCGCTGATGTCCACACCGGTCACCATGGGGGAGATCCTCCTGGGCAAGATCGTGACCTATTTCCTCCTCGGCACCGGCGGGCTGCTGCTGGCGGTGGCGATGGCGGTGTGGCTGTTCCAGGTGCCGCTGCGCGGCTCGTTCTGGCTTCTGTGGCTGGGGTCGTCACTGTTTCTGCTGGTGGCCCTGGGGATGGGGCTGCTGATTTCCACCGTGGCCAGAAACCAATTCGTCGCCGGCCAGATCGCCATCATCACCACGTTCCTGCCGGCGTTCATCCTCTCCGGCTTCATCTTCGAAATCGGCAGCATGCCGACGGCGATCCAGTGGCTGACCCATCTGATTCCGGCCCGCTACTATGTCGCCGTCCTGCAGACGGTGTTTTTGGCCGGGGACATCTGGCCGGTGGTCTGGCCCAACTTGCTGGCCCTGGTTTTGATGGCGGTCTTCTTTCTGGGCCGGACCCGGCAACTGTCGCGCAAACGCCTGGAGTGA
- a CDS encoding ABC transporter permease, with amino-acid sequence MLQRIWHLIVKEFLTLLKDKRSRFVVIVPPLVQLVVFGYAATFDLNHIPYAVYNEDKGERSQQVLARLRGSPVFEEVARIDHDAQIAPLIDRREALFVIHFGPRFSERFARGQSPPLQVVIDGRNSNTALITLGYLRTILADFTLERLDLNPPARLVTRAWFNEDLQSRWFIVPGIVALLTLVVAMVTTALTVAREREQGTFDQLLVTPLTPFEILIGKTVPPFVIGLFEGSLILAAAVYWFEVPFRGALWLLYAGLAVYLLAAIGVGLMISSLAVTQQQGLMGAFLFIVPAVILSGFATPIENMPEVVQRITLLDPMRYFLVIVRTTFLADPAFALLWPQFWPMAVIGVVTLALAAWLFRHRLY; translated from the coding sequence ATGCTGCAACGGATCTGGCACCTGATCGTCAAGGAATTTCTGACCCTGCTGAAGGACAAGCGCAGCCGCTTCGTGGTCATCGTCCCGCCCCTGGTGCAGCTGGTGGTGTTCGGTTATGCGGCCACCTTCGACCTGAACCACATTCCCTACGCGGTCTATAACGAAGACAAGGGAGAACGGTCGCAGCAGGTGCTGGCGCGGTTGCGGGGCTCGCCGGTGTTCGAGGAGGTCGCCCGGATCGACCATGACGCTCAGATCGCCCCATTGATCGATCGGCGCGAGGCGCTGTTCGTGATCCATTTCGGCCCCCGCTTCAGCGAGCGCTTCGCCCGCGGTCAGAGCCCGCCGCTGCAGGTGGTCATCGACGGGCGCAATTCCAACACCGCCCTCATCACCCTTGGCTATCTGCGCACCATTCTGGCGGATTTCACCCTCGAACGCCTGGACCTGAATCCGCCGGCGCGGCTGGTGACCCGCGCCTGGTTCAACGAGGATCTGCAGAGCCGCTGGTTCATCGTCCCCGGCATCGTCGCCCTGCTGACCCTGGTGGTGGCCATGGTGACCACCGCCCTGACCGTGGCCCGCGAACGGGAACAGGGCACCTTCGACCAGCTCCTGGTCACGCCTCTGACCCCCTTCGAGATTCTGATCGGCAAGACGGTGCCGCCCTTCGTCATCGGCCTCTTCGAAGGCAGCCTGATCCTGGCCGCGGCGGTGTACTGGTTCGAGGTTCCCTTCCGCGGCGCCCTTTGGCTGCTGTACGCCGGCCTGGCGGTCTATCTGCTGGCGGCCATCGGCGTCGGCCTGATGATCTCCTCCCTGGCGGTGACCCAGCAGCAGGGCCTGATGGGGGCGTTTCTGTTCATCGTTCCGGCGGTGATCCTCTCGGGCTTCGCCACCCCCATCGAGAACATGCCGGAAGTCGTCCAGCGCATCACCCTCCTCGATCCGATGCGTTACTTCCTCGTCATCGTCCGCACCACCTTTCTGGCCGACCCGGCCTTCGCCCTGCTCTGGCCCCAGTTCTGGCCCATGGCGGTCATCGGCGTGGTGACCCTGGCGCTGGCGGCGTGGCTGTTCCGTCACCGGTTGTATTGA
- a CDS encoding IS3 family transposase (programmed frameshift) codes for MGKTRKPYPPEFRRQMVELVRTGRTPESQAREFEPTAESIRNWVKQADRDEGRREDGLTSPEREELRRLRRENRQLKIEREILGKSRGLVRSGDRLGAAEVFEFVKVNRADYPVATMCRLLGVSTSGFYAWLKRPESARARRDAELADKVEAIHKRSRGTYGAPRIHAELRVEGEQVSRKRVARMMKARGLVGATRRKGYRTTSHDEAARPAPDLVEREFVAEAPDRLWVADITYVPTWEGFLYLAVVLDVFSRRIVGWAMAAHLRTELVLSALNMALWQRQPEEVVHHSDQGCQYTSLAFSRRCEEAGVRPSMGSVGDCFDNAMAESFFATLECELLDRSTFRTRAEAERAIFEFIEGWYNPHRRHSALGYLSPINFERQHTQHKGGIQTQNVEPSTEAG; via the exons ATGGGAAAGACGAGAAAACCGTATCCGCCGGAGTTTCGGCGACAGATGGTCGAGTTGGTTCGGACTGGACGGACGCCGGAGTCGCAGGCTCGGGAGTTCGAGCCGACGGCGGAGAGCATCCGCAACTGGGTCAAGCAGGCCGACCGTGACGAGGGACGTCGTGAGGATGGCCTGACAAGCCCGGAGAGAGAGGAGTTGCGCCGCCTGCGGCGTGAGAACCGCCAGCTGAAGATTGAACGGGAGATCCTGG GCAAAAGCCGCGGCCTGGTTCGCTCGGGAGACCGACTCGGTGCCGCCGAAGTCTTCGAGTTCGTGAAGGTGAATCGGGCCGATTACCCTGTTGCCACGATGTGCCGGCTGCTCGGTGTCTCCACGAGCGGGTTTTATGCGTGGCTGAAGCGTCCTGAGTCGGCCAGGGCGCGGCGGGATGCCGAGCTGGCTGACAAGGTCGAGGCGATTCACAAGCGCTCTCGCGGGACCTACGGCGCCCCTCGCATTCATGCCGAACTGCGTGTTGAGGGCGAGCAGGTCAGCCGCAAGCGGGTGGCGCGGATGATGAAGGCCAGAGGCTTGGTGGGCGCTACCCGTCGCAAGGGGTATCGCACGACGTCGCACGACGAGGCAGCCCGGCCGGCGCCGGACCTGGTGGAGCGGGAATTTGTCGCCGAGGCCCCGGACCGGCTGTGGGTGGCGGATATTACCTACGTGCCGACCTGGGAGGGGTTCCTGTACCTGGCGGTGGTGCTGGATGTGTTCAGCCGGCGTATCGTGGGCTGGGCCATGGCGGCGCACCTGCGGACCGAACTGGTGCTCTCGGCGCTCAACATGGCGCTGTGGCAACGCCAGCCCGAGGAAGTCGTTCATCACTCGGACCAGGGGTGCCAGTACACGTCGCTGGCCTTCAGCCGACGCTGTGAGGAAGCCGGTGTACGGCCGTCGATGGGCAGCGTCGGAGACTGCTTCGACAATGCCATGGCGGAGAGCTTTTTCGCCACGCTGGAATGTGAGTTGCTGGACCGGAGCACATTCCGTACACGTGCCGAGGCGGAGCGTGCCATCTTCGAGTTCATCGAGGGTTGGTACAATCCGCATCGTCGGCATTCAGCGCTGGGCTATCTGTCGCCGATCAACTTCGAGCGTCAGCATACCCAGCACAAGGGCGGGATTCAGACCCAAAATGTTGAACCGTCCACTGAAGCGGGGTAA
- the cas1f gene encoding type I-F CRISPR-associated endonuclease Cas1f, with protein MDDISPSDLKTILHSKRANLYYLEHCRVLVNGGRVEYVTEAGLRQLYWNIPIANTTVLLLGTGTSITQAAMRELAKAGVMVGFCGGGGTPLFSGTEAEIAAEWLSPQSEYRPTEYLQRWVRFWFDDAKRLEAAKHIQRARIERIRQAWTENPRLDEAGFSVEWS; from the coding sequence ATGGACGACATTTCGCCTTCCGATCTCAAGACCATCCTTCATTCCAAGCGCGCCAATCTCTATTACCTGGAGCACTGCCGGGTGTTGGTGAACGGAGGACGGGTCGAGTACGTCACCGAAGCGGGACTCAGGCAGCTCTACTGGAACATCCCCATCGCCAACACGACCGTTCTGCTATTGGGCACCGGCACGTCCATCACCCAGGCGGCGATGCGGGAGCTGGCCAAGGCCGGGGTGATGGTGGGATTCTGCGGCGGCGGAGGGACGCCGCTGTTCTCCGGCACCGAAGCGGAGATTGCCGCTGAATGGCTCTCTCCCCAGAGCGAGTACCGCCCTACCGAATATCTTCAGCGCTGGGTGCGCTTCTGGTTTGACGATGCCAAGCGGCTGGAGGCAGCGAAGCATATCCAAAGGGCGCGCATCGAGCGTATTCGGCAGGCATGGACAGAAAATCCCCGTTTGGACGAAGCCGGCTTCAGCGTGGAGTGGAGTTGA